One window from the genome of Methylomarinovum caldicuralii encodes:
- the thiC gene encoding phosphomethylpyrimidine synthase ThiC, giving the protein MNAIPEQFLQSVQAKKAAIKPFPASTKIYLQGSRPDIRVPLRRIDQSPTQTSQGPVANPPVYVYDTSGPYTDPEVEVNLTKGLPPLRARWIEERGDTEVLPDLTSEYGRKRLDDPTTAHLRFPNPRRPRRARAGANVTQLHYARRGIITPEMEFIALRENQNLQAMKEAYGQRIHPGQPFGAHLPEEITPEFVRQEVTAGRAIIPANVNHPESEPMIIGRNFLVKVNANLGNSPVVSDIEEEVEKMLWAIRWGADTVMDLSTGKHIHETREWILRNSPVPVGTVPIYQALEKVDGKAEELTWEIFRDILIEQAEQGVDYFTIHAGVRLAYIPLTANRVTGIVSRGGSIMAKWCLAHHKESFLYTHFEEICEIMKAYDVAFSLGDGLRPGSIADANDEAQFAELKTLGELTRIAWKHDVQVMIEGPGHVPLHLVKENVDKELAECYEAPFYTLGPLVTDIAPGYDHITSAIGAANIGWYGTAMLCYVTPKEHLGLPDKEDVREGIVTYKIAAHAADLAKGHPAAQYRDNALSKARFEFRWLDQFNLSLDPEKAQEFHDETLPQQSAKVAHFCSMCGPHFCSMKISQEVRDYAEQEIEIGMQEKSKEFLQQGAEIYRKV; this is encoded by the coding sequence ATGAACGCGATCCCCGAACAGTTCCTGCAAAGCGTCCAGGCCAAAAAGGCCGCCATCAAGCCCTTCCCCGCCTCGACCAAGATTTACCTTCAGGGCAGCCGCCCAGACATCCGGGTGCCGCTGCGCCGCATCGACCAATCCCCGACCCAGACCAGCCAGGGGCCGGTGGCAAATCCGCCGGTGTACGTCTACGACACCTCCGGCCCCTACACCGACCCCGAGGTCGAGGTCAATCTGACCAAAGGGCTGCCGCCGCTTCGGGCCCGCTGGATCGAGGAGCGCGGCGACACCGAAGTGCTGCCGGATCTCACCTCGGAATACGGCCGCAAGCGCCTCGACGATCCGACCACCGCCCACCTGCGCTTTCCCAATCCGCGCCGCCCGCGTCGCGCCAGGGCCGGTGCCAACGTCACCCAACTGCACTACGCCCGGCGCGGCATCATCACGCCGGAGATGGAATTCATCGCCCTGCGCGAGAACCAGAATCTCCAGGCCATGAAAGAAGCCTACGGCCAGCGCATCCACCCGGGTCAGCCCTTCGGCGCCCACCTGCCGGAGGAGATCACCCCCGAGTTCGTGCGTCAGGAGGTGACCGCAGGGCGCGCCATCATCCCGGCCAACGTCAACCATCCCGAATCGGAGCCGATGATCATCGGCCGCAACTTCCTGGTCAAGGTCAACGCCAACTTAGGCAACTCGCCGGTGGTGTCCGACATCGAGGAGGAGGTGGAGAAGATGCTGTGGGCGATCCGCTGGGGCGCCGACACGGTCATGGATCTGTCCACCGGCAAGCACATCCACGAAACCCGCGAGTGGATTCTCCGCAACTCGCCGGTCCCCGTCGGCACCGTGCCCATCTACCAGGCCCTGGAGAAGGTGGACGGCAAGGCCGAGGAGCTGACCTGGGAAATCTTCCGCGACATCCTGATCGAGCAGGCAGAACAGGGGGTGGACTACTTCACCATCCACGCCGGCGTGCGCCTGGCCTACATCCCCCTGACCGCCAACCGGGTCACCGGCATCGTCTCCCGCGGCGGCTCGATCATGGCCAAGTGGTGCCTGGCCCATCACAAAGAAAGCTTCCTCTATACCCACTTCGAGGAAATCTGCGAGATCATGAAGGCCTACGACGTGGCCTTCTCCCTCGGCGACGGCCTGCGCCCCGGCTCCATCGCCGACGCCAACGACGAGGCCCAGTTCGCCGAACTCAAAACCCTGGGCGAGCTGACCCGGATCGCCTGGAAGCACGACGTCCAGGTGATGATCGAGGGTCCCGGCCACGTGCCCCTGCACCTGGTGAAGGAGAACGTGGACAAGGAACTGGCCGAATGTTACGAGGCCCCCTTCTACACCCTGGGGCCGCTGGTCACCGACATCGCCCCCGGCTACGACCACATCACCTCCGCCATCGGCGCCGCCAACATCGGCTGGTACGGCACCGCCATGCTCTGCTACGTCACCCCCAAGGAGCACCTGGGGCTACCGGACAAGGAGGACGTGCGCGAAGGGATCGTCACCTACAAGATCGCCGCCCACGCCGCCGACCTGGCCAAGGGGCATCCGGCGGCCCAGTACCGCGACAACGCCCTGTCCAAGGCCCGCTTCGAATTCCGCTGGCTGGACCAGTTCAACCTCAGCCTCGACCCGGAAAAGGCCCAGGAATTCCACGACGAAACCCTGCCCCAGCAGTCGGCCAAGGTGGCCCACTTCTGCTCCATGTGCGGGCCGCATTTCTGCTCCATGAAGATCAGCCAGGAAGTGCGCGACTACGCCGAGCAGGAGATCGAAATCGGGATGCAGGAAAAATCCAAGGAATTTCTGCAGCAGGGAGCGGAGATTTACCGCAAGGTGTAA
- a CDS encoding Uma2 family endonuclease, whose translation MTQHALIETVSVADYLSGEQASAIRHEYVAGQVFAMVGATRAHNVVTLNIAAFLRHHLRGTPCTAYMSDMKVCVEAADAFYYPDVAVSCEPLPPQGMFLSEPVLIVEVLSPSTANIDRREKRLNYQKLSSLREYVLVSPEEIRVEVYRRGGEGWAELDVYEAGDETVALNSVAAKVPLAEIYLDVL comes from the coding sequence ATGACGCAGCACGCCCTGATCGAAACGGTTTCCGTGGCGGACTACCTGAGCGGGGAGCAGGCAAGCGCCATCCGTCACGAGTACGTCGCCGGCCAGGTATTCGCCATGGTGGGGGCGACCCGCGCCCACAATGTGGTGACCCTCAACATTGCCGCCTTCCTGCGCCACCACTTGCGCGGCACGCCCTGCACCGCCTACATGAGCGACATGAAGGTCTGCGTCGAGGCCGCCGATGCTTTCTATTATCCCGATGTGGCGGTCAGCTGCGAGCCGCTGCCGCCCCAGGGGATGTTCCTCAGCGAACCGGTGCTGATCGTGGAGGTGCTGTCCCCCTCGACCGCAAACATCGACCGGCGCGAGAAGCGTCTCAATTATCAGAAACTTTCCAGCCTGCGGGAATACGTGCTGGTTTCTCCCGAGGAAATCCGGGTGGAGGTCTATCGCCGCGGCGGTGAGGGGTGGGCGGAACTGGACGTCTATGAAGCCGGGGACGAGACCGTGGCGCTCAATTCTGTGGCGGCGAAAGTGCCGCTGGCGGAAATCTATCTAGATGTACTGTAA
- the moaB gene encoding molybdenum cofactor biosynthesis protein B — protein MNDRRFIPLAIAVLTVSDTRTEETDTSGRLLAERLQRAGHRLAEKRIVPDDIYRIRAVVSGWIADPEINAVLTTGGTGVTGRDGTPEAVTPLLDKVLDGFGEVFRMISYRQIGTSTIQSRALAGVANGTYVFCLPGSKNACATAWDELIQAQLDYRTRPCNLVELMGRLHE, from the coding sequence ATGAACGACCGCCGATTCATCCCCCTTGCCATCGCCGTTCTCACCGTCTCCGACACCCGCACCGAGGAAACCGACACCTCCGGCCGGCTGCTGGCGGAACGGCTGCAACGCGCCGGCCACCGGCTGGCGGAGAAACGCATCGTCCCCGACGACATCTACCGCATCCGCGCGGTGGTTTCGGGCTGGATCGCCGACCCTGAAATCAACGCCGTCCTCACCACCGGCGGCACCGGCGTCACCGGCCGCGACGGCACCCCTGAAGCGGTCACCCCCTTGCTGGACAAGGTGCTCGACGGCTTCGGCGAGGTGTTCCGCATGATCTCCTATCGGCAGATCGGCACCTCCACCATCCAGTCCCGCGCCCTAGCCGGGGTGGCCAACGGCACCTACGTCTTCTGCCTGCCTGGCTCCAAGAACGCCTGCGCCACCGCCTGGGACGAACTGATCCAGGCACAACTGGACTACCGCACCCGGCCCTGCAATCTGGTAGAGTTGATGGGCCGCCTGCACGAATAA
- a CDS encoding NnrU family protein, translating to MRLLILASLFFLGLHFGVAATPLRDRLIERFGPVPYRIGFAVSALLGLVFLVYAWRQAPFINLWGSPAVFRYLAVALMPLAFFFIVAGLTTKNPARLGQEGALTEDFQPIGILRITRNPVLWGIALWALLHLLANGDVSSVIFFATFLVLAVGGSFDIDRKRLRQFGEHWRRYMEQTSNLPFQAILQGRQKLVWQEIGWGRIVLALVLYFGFLHGHARLFGVSPLGL from the coding sequence ATGCGCCTGTTGATTCTCGCTTCCCTGTTCTTCCTGGGACTCCACTTCGGCGTCGCCGCCACCCCGCTGCGTGACCGACTCATCGAACGCTTCGGCCCGGTTCCCTACCGCATCGGCTTTGCGGTCTCGGCGCTGCTGGGACTGGTCTTCCTGGTCTATGCCTGGCGCCAGGCGCCTTTCATCAACCTGTGGGGATCGCCTGCGGTGTTCCGCTACCTGGCGGTGGCGCTGATGCCGCTGGCCTTCTTTTTCATCGTCGCCGGCCTCACCACCAAGAACCCCGCGCGCCTGGGACAGGAAGGCGCATTGACCGAGGATTTCCAACCCATCGGCATCCTGCGCATCACCCGCAACCCGGTGCTGTGGGGCATCGCCCTGTGGGCCTTGCTGCATCTGCTCGCCAACGGCGACGTGTCCTCGGTCATTTTCTTCGCCACCTTCCTGGTGCTGGCCGTCGGCGGCAGCTTCGACATCGACCGCAAGCGTCTCCGGCAGTTCGGCGAGCACTGGCGGCGGTACATGGAACAGACCTCGAACCTGCCGTTCCAGGCTATCCTCCAGGGCAGGCAGAAGCTGGTCTGGCAGGAGATCGGCTGGGGGCGCATCGTCCTCGCCCTGGTGCTGTACTTTGGCTTCCTCCACGGCCACGCGCGCCTGTTCGGCGTCTCACCCCTGGGATTGTGA
- a CDS encoding DUF423 domain-containing protein gives MNRQLLGLAAGLAGLAVMLGAFGAHGLQSRVSEHFLSVWQTAVRYQMWHALGLGLIAVAAEELPSLRWSVRLMLLGIVVFCGTLYLLVLSGWRWLGMITPIGGLALIAAWLLLAWQCWRGNDA, from the coding sequence ATGAACCGGCAGCTGTTGGGATTGGCGGCCGGACTGGCGGGACTGGCGGTGATGCTGGGGGCTTTCGGCGCCCACGGCCTGCAGTCCCGGGTGTCGGAACATTTCCTGAGCGTCTGGCAGACCGCGGTGCGCTATCAGATGTGGCACGCCCTGGGGCTGGGCCTGATCGCCGTGGCGGCAGAGGAACTGCCAAGTCTGCGCTGGAGCGTGCGCTTGATGCTGCTGGGAATCGTGGTATTCTGCGGCACCTTGTACCTTTTGGTGCTCAGCGGCTGGCGCTGGCTGGGGATGATCACCCCCATCGGCGGCCTGGCGCTGATCGCCGCCTGGTTGCTGTTGGCCTGGCAATGTTGGAGAGGAAACGATGCGTGA
- the pepN gene encoding aminopeptidase N has protein sequence MREGTPKAIRLEDYRPPVYWVDRVALAFDLDADTTRVQARLEVRRNPASSDPNDLILNGEDLELQRIRLDGRPLEPARYRLEADRLILPGVPERFTLETEVLIHPAANARLEGLYLSEGMLCTQCEAEGFRRITYFPDRPDVMARYRVTLKADKTRYPVLLANGNLLDEGMLDDGRHFAVWEDPFPKPSYLFALVAGRLEKRTDTFTTMSGREVLLELYVESHDLDKCDHALDSLKRAMAWDERKYGREYDLDRYMIVAVSHFNMGAMENKGLNLFNSQCVLARPETATDDDFERVLAVVGHEYFHNWTGNRITLRDWFQLSLKEGLTVFREQQFCADEASKAVRRIEDVNLLRTRQFPEDEGPLAHPVRPDSYIEINNFYTMTVYEKGAEVVRMLCTLLGWERFRKGMDLYFERHDGQAVTCEDFLKAMEDANGVDLSQFLRWYTQAGTPRLEVACHYDAKARTFQLNINQWCPPTPGQPEKEPFLIPVTVVLLDPEGREIPLQLAGEAAPQGSERVLALSEAHHAFRFVNVERPPVLSILRDFSAPVKLMLDRPLDQWHFLWRHDTDPFNRWDAGQTLISQVLLAQIDRNAAVLDPHLVEGFAPLLQQPLADRAYTALLLQLPEEDYLAEQMDVIDVDGIHRVRETARRELAAALRDDWLSCYHAHHRPEEWADTSAAAIGRRRLKNTCLSYLASLDDPASHDLALQQYRTARCMSDQLAALRAIVCDAHPAKTETLADFYDRWRHEPLVIDKWFALQAADPSSGALERVRKLLAHPDFDLKNPNRVRAVLGVFARQNPVHFHARDGSGYQLLADWLLNLDRINPQVAARLAQPLTAWRRYDPQRARRMHQALERLRQADISKDLFEIVTKALEG, from the coding sequence ATGCGTGAAGGCACCCCCAAAGCGATCCGCCTTGAAGACTATCGCCCACCGGTCTACTGGGTGGACCGGGTCGCGCTGGCATTCGATCTCGATGCCGACACCACCCGGGTGCAGGCCCGCCTGGAAGTGCGCCGGAATCCCGCATCAAGCGATCCCAATGATCTGATCCTCAACGGCGAGGACCTGGAACTCCAGCGCATCCGCCTCGACGGCCGGCCACTGGAACCGGCCCGCTACCGCCTAGAAGCCGACCGGCTGATCCTTCCCGGGGTTCCCGAACGCTTCACCCTGGAAACCGAGGTGCTGATCCATCCGGCGGCCAACGCCCGCCTGGAAGGACTGTACCTCTCCGAAGGGATGCTCTGCACCCAGTGCGAGGCCGAGGGCTTCCGTCGCATCACCTACTTCCCCGACCGCCCCGACGTCATGGCCCGTTACCGGGTCACCCTGAAGGCCGACAAGACCCGCTATCCGGTGCTGCTGGCCAATGGCAACCTGCTCGACGAGGGAATGCTCGACGACGGCCGCCACTTCGCCGTCTGGGAAGACCCCTTCCCCAAACCCAGTTACCTGTTCGCCCTGGTGGCCGGACGACTGGAGAAACGGACCGACACCTTCACCACGATGTCGGGCCGTGAGGTGCTGCTGGAACTGTACGTCGAGTCTCACGATCTGGACAAGTGCGACCACGCCCTGGACAGCCTCAAACGCGCGATGGCCTGGGACGAGCGGAAATACGGGCGCGAGTACGATCTGGACCGCTACATGATCGTCGCCGTCAGCCATTTCAACATGGGGGCGATGGAGAACAAGGGGCTCAACCTGTTCAACAGCCAGTGCGTCCTCGCCCGCCCGGAAACCGCCACCGACGACGACTTCGAGCGCGTCCTCGCTGTGGTCGGCCACGAATACTTCCACAACTGGACCGGCAACCGCATCACCCTCCGGGACTGGTTCCAGCTCTCCCTCAAGGAAGGGTTGACGGTCTTCCGCGAGCAGCAGTTCTGCGCCGACGAGGCATCAAAGGCGGTGCGCCGGATCGAGGACGTCAATCTGCTGCGCACCCGCCAGTTTCCCGAGGACGAAGGCCCCCTCGCCCACCCGGTGCGGCCGGATTCGTATATCGAGATCAACAATTTCTACACCATGACGGTGTACGAGAAAGGCGCGGAAGTCGTCCGCATGCTCTGCACCCTGCTGGGGTGGGAACGCTTCCGCAAGGGCATGGACCTCTATTTCGAACGCCACGACGGCCAGGCGGTCACCTGCGAGGATTTCCTCAAGGCCATGGAGGACGCCAATGGCGTCGATCTCTCCCAATTCCTGCGCTGGTACACCCAGGCCGGCACCCCGCGCCTGGAGGTGGCCTGCCATTACGATGCCAAAGCCCGCACCTTCCAGCTCAACATCAACCAGTGGTGCCCGCCGACTCCGGGGCAGCCGGAGAAGGAACCGTTCCTGATTCCGGTCACCGTCGTCCTGCTCGACCCCGAGGGGCGGGAGATACCCCTGCAGCTGGCGGGGGAGGCCGCCCCGCAGGGAAGCGAACGGGTATTGGCCTTGTCCGAGGCCCATCACGCATTCCGCTTCGTCAACGTGGAGCGGCCGCCGGTGCTGTCGATCCTGCGCGACTTTTCCGCCCCGGTGAAGCTGATGCTTGACCGCCCCCTGGATCAATGGCACTTCCTCTGGCGCCATGACACCGATCCCTTCAACCGCTGGGACGCAGGCCAGACCCTGATCTCGCAGGTGCTGCTGGCACAGATCGACCGCAACGCCGCCGTGCTCGACCCCCACCTGGTGGAAGGCTTCGCGCCCCTGCTCCAGCAACCGCTGGCAGACCGCGCCTACACCGCCCTGCTGCTGCAGCTGCCGGAGGAAGACTATCTGGCCGAACAGATGGACGTGATCGACGTGGACGGCATCCACCGGGTGCGGGAAACCGCCCGCCGGGAACTGGCCGCCGCGCTCCGGGACGACTGGCTGAGCTGCTATCACGCCCACCACCGCCCCGAAGAATGGGCCGACACCTCGGCCGCGGCCATCGGCCGGCGACGGCTGAAGAACACCTGCCTGAGCTATCTGGCATCCCTGGACGATCCGGCCAGCCACGACTTGGCCCTGCAGCAGTACCGCACCGCCCGCTGCATGAGCGACCAGCTGGCCGCGCTGCGGGCCATCGTCTGCGACGCCCATCCGGCCAAGACGGAAACACTGGCGGATTTCTACGACCGCTGGCGGCATGAGCCGCTGGTCATCGACAAGTGGTTCGCTCTCCAGGCCGCCGATCCCTCCTCCGGTGCTCTGGAACGGGTCAGGAAATTGCTGGCCCATCCGGACTTCGACCTCAAGAACCCCAACCGGGTACGCGCAGTGCTGGGGGTGTTCGCACGCCAGAATCCGGTCCACTTCCACGCCAGGGACGGCAGCGGTTATCAGCTGCTGGCCGACTGGCTGCTGAATCTGGACCGGATCAATCCCCAGGTCGCCGCCCGCCTGGCCCAGCCGCTCACCGCCTGGCGCCGCTACGATCCCCAGCGGGCGCGCCGGATGCACCAGGCACTGGAACGGCTGCGCCAGGCCGACATTTCCAAGGATCTGTTCGAGATCGTCACCAAGGCCCTGGAGGGCTGA